Proteins encoded within one genomic window of Brachybacterium sp. P6-10-X1:
- a CDS encoding alpha/beta hydrolase yields the protein MSAQHETITPTTIWFDSEGVRCAGQLYRPPNPAGAPPLVVMCHGVGGTAARLRRQASSLAEAGFAALAIDYRGWGDSDGTPRHVLDLAGRRKDLRSAITSARRLEGVDTDRIALWGVSLGGAHVVHLASEGAAICGVIAQVPFNGFPRRVEGRGPRQTLRLLAAITRDRLRRRRGKGPHYIPMVGRPGELALVTSADAAQHVESLGAEEGAPSVIAPGGVLDMIRYRPSDLAHRIRVPLLVCVAAYDTETPPELAAQLAGRAPHGRLRSYPATHMDFYGDPDLWSRVVGDQVVFLRECFEG from the coding sequence ATGTCCGCACAGCACGAGACGATCACCCCCACCACGATCTGGTTCGACTCCGAGGGGGTGCGCTGCGCGGGTCAGCTCTATCGACCACCGAACCCTGCCGGCGCACCTCCGCTGGTGGTGATGTGCCATGGCGTCGGCGGGACCGCTGCCCGTCTCCGCAGGCAGGCGAGCTCCCTCGCCGAGGCCGGGTTCGCAGCGCTGGCCATCGATTACCGAGGCTGGGGTGACAGCGACGGCACACCGCGTCACGTGCTGGATCTGGCAGGCCGGCGCAAGGACCTGCGCAGCGCGATCACGTCGGCCCGCCGGCTGGAGGGCGTCGACACCGACCGGATCGCCCTGTGGGGCGTCTCCCTCGGCGGTGCCCACGTCGTGCACCTCGCCTCCGAGGGCGCTGCGATCTGCGGCGTGATCGCGCAGGTGCCGTTCAACGGATTCCCGCGCAGGGTCGAGGGCCGCGGCCCGCGGCAGACCCTCCGGCTCCTGGCCGCGATCACACGGGACCGGCTGCGGCGCCGCCGCGGGAAGGGTCCGCACTACATCCCGATGGTCGGCCGACCCGGCGAGCTCGCCCTGGTCACGTCCGCGGACGCGGCCCAGCACGTGGAATCGCTGGGCGCGGAGGAGGGCGCACCGAGTGTCATCGCCCCGGGCGGCGTGCTCGACATGATCCGCTATCGGCCCAGCGACCTCGCCCACCGGATCAGGGTCCCCCTGCTGGTGTGCGTGGCCGCCTACGACACCGAGACGCCACCCGAGCTCGCCGCGCAGCTCGCCGGGCGCGCGCCGCACGGTCGGCTGCGGTCGTATCCCGCGACCCACATGGACTTCTACGGCGACCCGGATCTGTGGTCGCGCGTGGTCGGTGACCAGGTGGTGTTCCTGCGCGAATGCTTCGAGGGGTGA
- a CDS encoding class I SAM-dependent methyltransferase has protein sequence MTSEPAAPPPRAAPDALYSDPRLAACYDTFDGERDDLDHYEAILAELDAGSVIDVGCGTGALAVRLAASGLDVTGVDPAAASLEVARSKPSAEIVRWIHGTAEDLPELGADAAVMTGNVAQVFTTDEAWSRTLQRIRATLRRGGHLVFESRRPERRAWEEWQAETAQQAWDVPGTGRVISRPTRFEVDLPLVTFADEFTFLDGATRTSTTTLRFREEHELRSSVEAARFTIVEIRQAPDRPGREFVVIARAI, from the coding sequence GTGACCTCCGAGCCCGCCGCTCCCCCACCCCGTGCCGCCCCCGATGCCCTGTACTCGGACCCGCGCCTCGCGGCCTGCTACGACACCTTCGACGGCGAGCGTGACGACCTCGACCACTACGAGGCGATCCTCGCCGAGCTGGACGCAGGCTCCGTGATCGATGTCGGGTGCGGAACGGGAGCGCTGGCCGTGCGGCTCGCGGCCTCGGGCCTCGACGTCACGGGGGTCGACCCCGCCGCGGCCTCCCTCGAGGTGGCGCGCAGCAAACCGTCGGCCGAGATCGTGCGTTGGATCCACGGCACCGCCGAGGACCTCCCCGAGCTCGGGGCCGATGCCGCGGTGATGACCGGGAACGTGGCGCAGGTGTTCACGACCGACGAGGCCTGGTCACGCACCCTGCAGCGGATCCGTGCCACGCTGCGTCGGGGCGGGCACCTGGTGTTCGAGTCCCGTCGGCCCGAGCGTCGCGCCTGGGAGGAGTGGCAGGCCGAGACGGCTCAGCAGGCGTGGGACGTGCCGGGCACGGGTCGGGTCATCTCCCGCCCTACTCGCTTCGAGGTCGACCTCCCGCTGGTCACCTTCGCCGATGAGTTCACCTTCCTCGACGGTGCGACGCGCACCTCGACCACCACGCTGCGCTTCCGGGAGGAGCACGAGCTGCGCTCCTCCGTGGAGGCAGCGCGCTTCACCATCGTGGAGATCCGGCAGGCCCCGGACCGCCCGGGCCGCGAGTTCGTGGTGATCGCCCGGGCGATCTGA
- a CDS encoding SRPBCC domain-containing protein has product MVDVPTQLASVSRSYRTEEVDGEPSHVQSLEQTYPAAIDDVWDAVTSAERIPRWFLPISGDLRLGGRYQFEGNAGGEILVCEPPADGAAEYRVTWEMMGAVSWVTVRLAADGEQTTRFELEHVSHTEDIPAEMWETFGPGATGVGWDGGLLGLALHLGATDGSLAPSEAEAWAVTEEGTSFYRGAADGWAVAHTASGEDADVAQQRADATYGFYTGTEQQG; this is encoded by the coding sequence ATGGTCGACGTCCCCACCCAGCTCGCATCCGTCAGCCGCAGCTACCGCACCGAGGAGGTCGACGGCGAGCCCTCGCACGTCCAGAGCCTCGAACAGACCTACCCCGCCGCGATCGACGACGTCTGGGACGCCGTCACCTCCGCCGAGCGGATCCCGCGCTGGTTCCTGCCGATCAGCGGCGACCTCCGCCTCGGCGGCCGCTACCAGTTCGAGGGCAACGCCGGCGGCGAGATCCTCGTCTGCGAACCGCCCGCCGACGGCGCGGCCGAGTACCGCGTCACCTGGGAGATGATGGGCGCGGTCTCGTGGGTGACCGTGCGCCTGGCCGCGGACGGGGAGCAGACCACCCGCTTCGAGCTCGAGCACGTCAGCCACACCGAGGACATCCCCGCCGAGATGTGGGAGACCTTCGGGCCCGGCGCCACCGGCGTCGGCTGGGACGGCGGACTGTTGGGCCTCGCCCTCCATCTCGGGGCGACCGACGGCTCGCTGGCCCCCTCCGAGGCCGAGGCCTGGGCGGTCACGGAGGAGGGCACGTCCTTCTATCGCGGGGCGGCCGACGGCTGGGCCGTGGCCCACACCGCCTCCGGTGAGGACGCCGACGTCGCCCAGCAGCGGGCCGACGCCACGTACGGGTTCTACACCGGCACCGAGCAGCAGGGCTGA
- a CDS encoding helix-turn-helix transcriptional regulator, translated as MHALDVLGDPVRRRILELLADGELSAGEIGAAVQEEFGISQPAVSQHLRVLREHGFALVRPEGRRRLYAVDPRGPREARDWLSPFERFWLPALDALGTELARGKRQRRLSAQLESDAAGSSPAPHGPPTSTTSTHHRRHPPTTNTAKET; from the coding sequence GTGCACGCTCTCGACGTCCTGGGTGACCCGGTGCGGCGCAGGATTCTCGAACTCCTCGCCGACGGGGAGCTCAGTGCGGGCGAGATCGGCGCGGCGGTGCAGGAGGAGTTCGGGATCAGCCAACCGGCGGTCTCCCAGCATCTCCGTGTCCTGCGGGAGCACGGTTTCGCCCTCGTCCGGCCGGAGGGCAGGCGCCGCCTGTACGCGGTCGACCCCCGCGGGCCTCGGGAGGCCCGCGACTGGCTGAGCCCTTTCGAGAGGTTCTGGCTGCCGGCGCTCGATGCCCTGGGCACCGAGCTCGCCCGCGGGAAGCGGCAGCGCCGCCTGTCGGCCCAGCTGGAGTCCGACGCAGCGGGGTCGTCGCCGGCGCCGCACGGTCCACCCACCTCGACGACTTCCACCCACCATCGACGACACCCACCCACCACCAACACCGCGAAGGAGACCTGA
- a CDS encoding APC family permease, with protein MSTSLGPASGALARRLRLGDAVVIGLASMIGAGAFVSLGAAQDLVGTLAPLAVLIAAVVALGNATSTAQLAAQHPSSGGTYHFANQQLGPWWGFLAGWCFVIGKIASCAAMALVVAAYLVPEPAQRLVAAVVVIALTAVNLVGITRTAALARILVTVAIAALVLTAGRLVVGLAATPIEPTEGLDSTDGDAGLTHLSAIPGPLAGQRTGLWDGGLAGVLGAGSGGTVAIALAVLQAAAIMFFAFAGYARVATLGEEVIEPRRTIPRAILVALAAVCALYLTLSILLVFVGPAPGGQGWGPAPFLTALESVEAGGVWHAIITIGAVAAAAGALLALIAGVSRTVLAMARGGDLPRYLSRSSNRYAVPQRAEIVAALAVLALVLLASDTLVAIAASAFGVLLYYAVANLAAFTQAGQWRLYPRFLQVVGLVGCLVLVAALPGRSIVAGLGLVAIGLAYRGIVLAVRRSRT; from the coding sequence ATGAGCACCTCCCTCGGCCCCGCCTCCGGGGCCCTCGCCCGTCGCCTGCGCCTCGGGGATGCCGTCGTCATCGGGCTCGCCTCGATGATCGGGGCCGGCGCCTTCGTCTCCCTCGGCGCCGCACAGGACCTGGTGGGCACCCTGGCACCGCTGGCCGTGCTGATCGCCGCCGTCGTCGCCCTGGGCAACGCCACCTCGACCGCGCAGCTGGCCGCCCAGCACCCGTCCTCCGGCGGCACGTATCACTTCGCCAATCAGCAGCTCGGTCCCTGGTGGGGCTTCCTCGCCGGCTGGTGCTTCGTGATCGGCAAGATCGCCTCCTGCGCCGCGATGGCCCTCGTGGTCGCCGCGTACCTGGTGCCCGAACCGGCCCAGCGCCTGGTCGCCGCCGTCGTCGTGATCGCCCTGACGGCGGTGAACCTCGTGGGCATCACGCGCACCGCGGCGCTCGCCCGGATCCTGGTCACCGTGGCGATCGCAGCGCTCGTGCTGACCGCAGGGCGCCTGGTCGTCGGCCTCGCCGCGACCCCGATCGAGCCGACCGAGGGCCTCGACTCCACCGATGGCGACGCCGGACTCACCCATCTCTCGGCCATCCCCGGGCCCCTCGCCGGCCAGCGCACCGGTCTGTGGGACGGCGGCCTCGCCGGGGTGCTCGGCGCCGGGTCCGGCGGCACCGTCGCGATCGCGCTCGCCGTGCTCCAGGCCGCCGCGATCATGTTCTTCGCCTTCGCCGGCTATGCCCGCGTGGCCACCCTCGGTGAGGAGGTCATCGAACCCCGCCGCACCATTCCCCGTGCGATCCTGGTCGCCCTGGCCGCGGTCTGCGCGCTGTACCTGACGCTGTCGATCCTGCTCGTGTTCGTCGGCCCTGCTCCCGGCGGCCAGGGATGGGGACCGGCCCCGTTCCTGACCGCCCTGGAATCGGTCGAGGCCGGAGGGGTCTGGCACGCGATCATCACCATCGGGGCGGTCGCCGCGGCGGCCGGGGCGCTGCTGGCCCTGATCGCCGGCGTCTCCCGCACCGTCCTCGCCATGGCGCGCGGGGGAGACCTGCCCCGATACCTCTCGCGCTCCAGCAACCGCTACGCGGTGCCGCAGCGCGCCGAGATCGTGGCCGCTCTGGCCGTGCTGGCCCTGGTGCTGCTGGCCTCCGACACGCTGGTCGCGATCGCGGCCTCGGCCTTCGGAGTGCTGCTGTACTACGCGGTCGCGAACCTCGCCGCGTTCACCCAGGCGGGGCAGTGGCGTCTGTATCCGCGGTTCCTGCAGGTGGTGGGTCTGGTGGGCTGTCTGGTCCTGGTCGCGGCCCTGCCCGGGCGCTCCATCGTGGCGGGCCTGGGGCTGGTCGCGATCGGTCTCGCCTACCGGGGCATCGTGCTCGCGGTGCGGCGGAGCAGGACCTGA
- a CDS encoding ExeM/NucH family extracellular endonuclease — MSTPTHGAALRTHLARVGSAAAALALGISLTPGLVPSAQAAVVTPGDLQINEVYGGGGNSGATVQNDFVELRNTSGEDLSLDGWSLQYASKTGSFHNTLPLEGAVPAGGTFLIELADGNGNGDPLPEADLVGGINASGSGGVFALSDAEGELACHGATCAEDPAVVDLIGWGEAVTFSGGAPAPATTNATSVSRVEATGENSTDFVAGEPTPTPSGAEPTDPGDPGDPGDPEDPPADPTAATIAEIQGTGAASPLDGTSVITEGMVTAVYADGGLDGYVIQTGGTGGEVDLSSHEGSTALFVYSPETSAEVSIGDSVRVTGEVSEYHGSTQVSVGADGLEKLTEPLETVRPVTLEGDFPTDEARRESLEHMLYLPGEGDFTVTDVYATNRYGEVGLAIGDQPLQQAGDIMAPGPEATAYYEQQAQNLVLLDDGRTTNFAENPEQPMSWLTTTEPVRVGAAARFTDPVVVSCSFDQWRLNTTTPWSGAGTDGVDFEDTREDAPDEVGGDLQISTFNVLNYFTTLGEDTPGCEPYTTMDGEGTSVRGGCDLRGAWGADDLERQQTKIVEAVSGTGAEVVGLTEIENSARLGETPDEATATLVAALNERDGKGTWDYVPTGDAYAAQGLDGGQDAITNAIIYRPAAVKPSGEVHILAGDEAFDNAREPIGQVFVPVDGSGDEQVEGEPFFFTINHFKSKGSEDAEDADLEDDPVQGNARTSRLQQAEALLTWSEATADELGVQDVFHGGDFNAYTQEEPLQLFYEQGYADLGDTYDPEGWSYSYGGMVGSLDHVLADADGAERVTGATDWQINGPESVMTQYSRYHNNATDLYEDGVFGSSDHDPMIVGLDAGFPEDGSGGEDDGADEGDGHPGQGEEHPGKGHGNGHGHGPRENDNRGPGNDNGSGPGSNSGIGHGSGRNG; from the coding sequence ATGAGCACCCCCACCCACGGCGCCGCGCTGCGCACGCATCTGGCCCGCGTCGGGTCCGCGGCCGCAGCGCTCGCCCTCGGCATCAGCCTCACCCCCGGCCTCGTCCCCTCCGCCCAGGCCGCCGTGGTCACCCCCGGCGACCTGCAGATCAACGAGGTGTACGGCGGGGGCGGCAACTCCGGCGCCACGGTGCAGAACGACTTCGTCGAGCTGCGCAACACCAGCGGTGAGGACCTCTCCCTGGACGGCTGGTCGCTGCAGTACGCCTCGAAGACCGGCAGCTTCCACAACACTCTCCCTCTGGAAGGCGCCGTCCCGGCCGGGGGCACCTTCCTCATCGAGCTCGCCGACGGCAACGGCAACGGTGACCCCCTGCCCGAGGCCGACCTCGTCGGCGGCATCAACGCCTCCGGCTCCGGCGGAGTGTTCGCCCTGTCCGACGCCGAGGGTGAGCTCGCGTGCCACGGCGCCACCTGCGCTGAGGACCCGGCCGTGGTCGACCTCATCGGCTGGGGAGAGGCCGTCACGTTCTCCGGCGGAGCGCCCGCGCCCGCGACCACCAATGCCACCTCCGTCTCCCGCGTCGAGGCCACCGGCGAGAACTCCACCGACTTCGTCGCCGGGGAGCCCACCCCCACGCCCTCCGGCGCCGAGCCGACCGACCCCGGCGACCCCGGTGACCCGGGCGATCCCGAGGACCCGCCGGCCGACCCCACCGCCGCGACGATCGCCGAGATCCAGGGCACCGGCGCCGCGAGCCCCCTGGACGGCACCTCCGTGATCACCGAGGGCATGGTCACCGCGGTCTACGCCGACGGCGGCCTGGACGGCTATGTCATCCAGACCGGCGGCACCGGGGGAGAGGTGGACCTTTCCTCCCATGAGGGATCCACCGCGCTGTTCGTGTACTCCCCGGAGACCTCCGCCGAGGTCAGCATCGGCGACTCCGTGCGCGTGACCGGCGAGGTCTCCGAGTACCACGGCTCCACCCAGGTCTCCGTCGGCGCCGACGGCCTGGAGAAGCTCACCGAGCCGCTCGAGACGGTCCGGCCGGTCACCCTCGAGGGTGACTTCCCCACCGACGAGGCCCGGCGCGAGAGCCTCGAGCACATGCTGTACCTGCCCGGCGAGGGCGACTTCACCGTCACCGACGTGTACGCCACCAACCGGTATGGCGAGGTGGGCCTGGCCATCGGCGACCAGCCTCTGCAGCAGGCCGGGGACATCATGGCCCCCGGCCCGGAGGCCACCGCCTACTACGAGCAGCAGGCGCAGAACCTCGTGCTGCTGGACGACGGCCGCACCACGAACTTCGCCGAGAACCCCGAACAGCCCATGAGCTGGCTCACCACGACGGAGCCGGTGCGCGTCGGCGCGGCCGCCCGCTTCACCGACCCCGTCGTGGTCTCCTGCTCCTTCGACCAGTGGCGGCTGAACACCACCACCCCGTGGAGCGGGGCCGGCACCGACGGCGTGGACTTCGAGGACACTCGCGAGGACGCTCCCGACGAGGTCGGCGGTGACCTGCAGATCTCCACCTTCAACGTGCTGAACTACTTCACCACCCTCGGGGAGGACACCCCCGGCTGTGAGCCCTACACCACCATGGACGGCGAGGGCACCTCCGTGCGCGGCGGCTGCGACCTGCGCGGCGCCTGGGGAGCCGACGACCTCGAGCGTCAGCAGACCAAGATCGTCGAGGCCGTCTCGGGCACCGGCGCCGAGGTGGTGGGACTGACCGAGATCGAGAACTCCGCCCGCCTCGGGGAGACGCCTGACGAGGCGACCGCCACCCTGGTCGCCGCGCTGAACGAGCGCGACGGTAAGGGCACCTGGGACTACGTGCCCACCGGTGACGCCTACGCCGCCCAGGGACTGGACGGCGGCCAGGACGCGATCACCAACGCGATCATCTACCGGCCCGCGGCGGTGAAGCCCTCCGGCGAGGTGCACATCCTGGCCGGTGACGAGGCGTTCGACAACGCCCGCGAGCCGATCGGGCAGGTGTTCGTGCCGGTCGACGGCAGCGGCGACGAGCAGGTCGAGGGCGAGCCGTTCTTCTTCACCATCAACCACTTCAAGTCCAAGGGATCCGAGGACGCGGAGGATGCCGATCTCGAGGACGACCCGGTCCAGGGCAACGCCCGCACGTCGCGTCTGCAGCAGGCCGAGGCGCTGCTGACCTGGAGCGAGGCCACGGCCGACGAGCTCGGGGTCCAGGATGTCTTCCATGGCGGCGACTTCAACGCCTACACCCAGGAGGAGCCGCTGCAGCTGTTCTACGAGCAGGGCTACGCGGACCTCGGGGACACCTACGACCCGGAGGGCTGGTCCTACAGCTATGGCGGCATGGTCGGCTCGCTGGACCACGTGCTCGCCGATGCGGATGGCGCCGAGCGGGTCACCGGCGCGACGGATTGGCAGATCAACGGCCCCGAGTCCGTGATGACCCAGTACTCGCGCTACCACAACAACGCCACCGACCTCTACGAGGACGGGGTGTTCGGCTCCTCCGACCACGATCCGATGATCGTGGGCCTGGACGCCGGCTTCCCCGAGGACGGCTCCGGCGGCGAGGACGACGGGGCTGACGAGGGCGACGGGCATCCCGGCCAGGGCGAAGAGCATCCCGGAAAGGGCCACGGCAACGGCCATGGCCACGGCCCGCGCGAGAACGACAACCGCGGCCCGGGCAACGACAACGGCTCCGGTCCGGGCAGCAACAGCGGCATCGGCCATGGCTCCGGCCGCAACGGCTGA
- a CDS encoding bifunctional UDP-sugar hydrolase/5'-nucleotidase, producing the protein MFDIPARRLARGVSVGLGAAALVAASAVVPLGAAVAAEAGDEVNLLTFNDFHGALDAGDAFACTVVTAQGQHDNSALLSAGDNVGGSAFVSAVADDEPTLDFLNALGVDASAIGNHEYDQGQDDLNGRISDSADFPYLAANVFDEGTDAHAQQPYAIVDAGDVKVAVVGAVTTKTLSKVSPAGIEGLDFRDPVDSVNAAVEELEASDEEYDVIVASYHEGASGNGAPGEAPANSDPIFDRIVTETSSEVDAIFNGDSHQTYAYDAPVPGQDGEVRPIVQTGSSGANLGSVTLQLGDDEDWDVVEGGTELIPTENTDPADCAGDDTYEEAATVVADAVANAEEAGSVEVGTIADDITTSWGSTVAEYDEDGIRRTQDPVTDQANTKGDDRSRHSAAGDMLADSMTWWLENEGAAQDHEVIGWMNPGGIRAELWYDAAGADGDGVVTYAEANSMVPFGNTLNTGEVTGAQFVQMLEEQWQRDESGAPTSEFLAFSVSDNVRYTFDSTAGMDEHITEVRIDGEPIDLEATYTIVTASFLFEGGDNMWTLSEASDVSDSGVLDRDAFIQYLQAHPGLEPDYSQRQLDLQVLDAGEYDSDEDVDRDPVLRIGGLESLSLGAPRIESVVVDAGEYGTFEAPYAMVEELGRAYGDVTLTDWLCVPEGTVVPLSITAIPDTGTAISVDAPAFTWTSGGAPDSCTTDDDEGATPPPSDGGGDDQGGDDQGDDGAEGDGAQSDDTAQGGDDQVEDTQGEDTQGDAQGGDEGNDSQDDDTVTPVVDDTTGGASTDGTTAGETPSDLARTGADVGPLAAVIGFLTLAGLGGLGLRHRLSRR; encoded by the coding sequence ATGTTCGACATCCCTGCCCGCCGCCTCGCGCGGGGCGTCTCCGTGGGCCTCGGCGCCGCCGCCCTGGTGGCCGCGTCGGCCGTCGTGCCGCTCGGCGCCGCCGTCGCCGCCGAAGCGGGCGACGAGGTCAATCTGCTGACGTTCAACGACTTCCACGGTGCGCTCGACGCCGGCGACGCCTTCGCCTGCACCGTCGTGACCGCCCAGGGGCAGCACGACAACTCCGCGCTGCTGTCCGCCGGGGACAACGTCGGCGGCAGCGCCTTCGTCTCCGCCGTCGCGGACGACGAACCGACCCTCGACTTCCTGAACGCCCTGGGTGTGGACGCCAGCGCGATCGGCAACCACGAGTACGACCAGGGTCAGGACGACCTCAACGGCCGCATCTCCGACAGCGCGGACTTCCCCTACCTCGCCGCGAACGTCTTCGACGAGGGCACCGACGCCCACGCCCAGCAGCCGTACGCCATCGTCGACGCGGGGGACGTCAAGGTCGCCGTGGTCGGCGCCGTCACCACCAAGACCCTCAGCAAGGTCAGCCCCGCGGGCATCGAGGGTCTGGACTTCCGCGACCCGGTCGACTCCGTCAATGCCGCCGTCGAGGAGCTCGAGGCCTCCGACGAGGAGTACGACGTCATCGTCGCCTCCTACCACGAAGGCGCCTCCGGCAACGGGGCCCCGGGAGAGGCCCCTGCCAACTCCGACCCGATCTTCGACCGGATCGTCACCGAGACCTCCTCCGAGGTCGATGCGATCTTCAACGGCGACTCCCACCAGACCTACGCCTACGACGCCCCCGTGCCCGGCCAGGACGGCGAGGTCCGCCCGATCGTGCAGACCGGGTCCAGCGGTGCGAACCTCGGCTCGGTCACCCTGCAGCTCGGGGACGACGAGGACTGGGACGTCGTCGAGGGCGGCACGGAGCTGATCCCCACCGAGAACACCGACCCCGCCGACTGCGCGGGCGACGACACCTACGAGGAGGCCGCCACCGTCGTCGCCGACGCCGTGGCGAACGCCGAGGAAGCGGGGTCCGTCGAGGTCGGGACCATCGCCGACGACATCACCACCTCCTGGGGCTCCACCGTCGCCGAATACGACGAGGACGGCATCCGCCGGACCCAGGACCCGGTCACCGACCAGGCCAACACGAAGGGTGATGACCGCTCCCGCCACTCCGCCGCCGGTGACATGCTCGCCGACTCCATGACGTGGTGGCTCGAGAACGAGGGCGCCGCTCAGGACCACGAGGTGATCGGCTGGATGAACCCCGGCGGCATCCGTGCCGAGCTCTGGTACGACGCGGCCGGCGCTGACGGCGACGGCGTGGTCACCTACGCGGAGGCCAACTCGATGGTGCCCTTCGGCAACACCCTGAACACCGGCGAGGTGACCGGCGCCCAGTTCGTCCAGATGCTCGAGGAGCAGTGGCAGCGCGACGAGTCCGGCGCACCCACCAGCGAGTTCCTCGCCTTCAGCGTCTCGGACAACGTCCGGTACACCTTCGACTCCACCGCCGGGATGGACGAGCACATCACCGAGGTGCGCATCGACGGCGAGCCGATCGACCTCGAGGCCACCTACACCATCGTCACCGCGAGCTTCCTCTTCGAAGGCGGCGACAACATGTGGACTCTCTCCGAGGCCAGCGACGTCAGCGACTCCGGCGTGCTGGACCGCGATGCCTTCATCCAGTATCTCCAGGCGCACCCGGGCCTCGAGCCGGACTACTCGCAGCGTCAACTGGACCTGCAGGTCCTCGACGCCGGCGAGTACGACTCCGACGAGGACGTGGACCGCGACCCGGTGCTGCGCATCGGCGGCCTCGAGTCCCTGAGCCTCGGAGCTCCCCGGATCGAGTCGGTCGTGGTCGATGCCGGTGAGTACGGCACCTTCGAAGCGCCCTACGCGATGGTCGAGGAACTGGGTCGCGCCTACGGCGACGTGACGCTCACCGACTGGCTGTGCGTTCCGGAGGGCACCGTGGTGCCGCTGAGCATCACCGCCATCCCGGACACCGGCACCGCGATCAGCGTCGACGCCCCTGCCTTCACCTGGACCTCCGGCGGCGCGCCCGACAGCTGCACCACGGACGACGACGAGGGCGCCACCCCGCCGCCGAGCGACGGTGGCGGCGACGACCAGGGCGGTGACGACCAGGGCGATGACGGTGCCGAGGGTGACGGCGCGCAGAGTGACGACACTGCTCAGGGCGGCGATGACCAGGTCGAGGACACGCAGGGCGAGGACACGCAGGGCGACGCTCAGGGAGGCGACGAGGGCAACGATTCCCAGGACGATGACACCGTCACCCCGGTCGTCGACGACACCACGGGCGGCGCCTCCACGGACGGGACCACGGCGGGCGAGACCCCGTCGGACCTCGCCCGCACCGGCGCCGACGTCGGCCCCCTCGCCGCGGTGATCGGCTTCCTCACCCTCGCCGGGCTGGGAGGGCTCGGACTGCGTCACCGCCTGTCGCGCCGCTGA
- a CDS encoding NAD(P)/FAD-dependent oxidoreductase, whose protein sequence is MVLPFLTPRPTVPAKDGASWPHVIILGGGFAGAHAVGALRDARVRVTLIDRNVYKTFQPLLYQVATAGLNPGDVTMFLRGLSLKVPNMRYRQGEIEGVDPERKVVRLNEGQKGVQELAYDYLVVANGATTTYFGTPGAEEHAMPMYTRSQALAIRDRVFSELERSTREDAAIHDKLNVCIVGGGPTGVEIAGALADFRMQELDILYPEMDPGTLQVTVLNRGDELIKEFAPEFRRYAADELEDRGVTLRLGHGVKSVGYDHVVLDDDTVLESDITIWAAGVAIPESVKDWGLPQDKRGRLAVDDYLQVKGFPGVYAAGDIASQDDPLPQLAQPAIQTGQAAAKNIAAEVAGKSRKKFSYTNLGTMATIGRHAAIAEIPVIGGLTGSLGWSAWLGVHIVKMIGHRNQRAVAMNLISLYGGTRATHQPNPVVGEVDSLRAARIFEAQAPHRYFGKGALASTPHTREAAQEAPGARDVSDPIKD, encoded by the coding sequence ATGGTCCTGCCGTTCCTCACCCCGCGCCCCACCGTCCCCGCGAAGGACGGCGCGAGCTGGCCGCACGTGATCATCCTGGGGGGTGGCTTCGCCGGCGCCCATGCCGTGGGAGCCCTGCGCGACGCCCGGGTGCGTGTCACCCTGATCGACCGCAACGTCTACAAGACGTTCCAGCCGCTGCTGTACCAGGTCGCCACCGCCGGGCTGAATCCGGGCGACGTCACCATGTTCCTGCGCGGGCTCTCGTTGAAGGTCCCGAACATGCGCTACCGACAGGGTGAGATCGAGGGCGTCGACCCCGAGCGCAAGGTGGTCCGTCTCAACGAGGGCCAGAAGGGCGTCCAGGAGCTGGCCTACGACTACCTCGTCGTCGCCAACGGCGCGACGACCACCTACTTCGGCACCCCCGGCGCCGAGGAGCACGCGATGCCGATGTACACGCGCTCGCAGGCCCTGGCCATCCGCGACCGCGTCTTCTCCGAGCTGGAGCGCTCAACCCGCGAGGACGCAGCCATCCACGACAAGCTCAACGTCTGCATCGTCGGCGGCGGGCCGACGGGCGTGGAGATCGCCGGGGCGCTGGCGGACTTCCGCATGCAGGAGCTCGACATCCTCTATCCCGAGATGGACCCGGGGACCCTGCAGGTCACGGTGCTCAACCGCGGTGATGAGCTGATCAAGGAGTTCGCGCCGGAGTTCCGCCGGTACGCGGCGGACGAGCTGGAGGATCGCGGCGTGACGCTGCGTCTGGGCCACGGCGTGAAGTCCGTCGGCTACGACCACGTGGTCCTCGACGACGACACGGTCCTCGAATCCGACATCACCATCTGGGCCGCCGGCGTGGCCATCCCCGAGTCGGTCAAGGACTGGGGGCTGCCGCAGGACAAGCGGGGCCGCCTCGCCGTCGATGACTACCTGCAGGTCAAGGGCTTCCCGGGCGTGTACGCCGCGGGCGACATCGCCAGCCAGGACGACCCCCTCCCCCAGCTCGCTCAGCCCGCGATCCAGACCGGCCAGGCGGCGGCGAAGAACATCGCCGCGGAGGTCGCCGGCAAGTCGCGCAAGAAGTTCTCCTACACGAACCTGGGCACCATGGCCACGATCGGCCGTCACGCCGCGATCGCGGAGATCCCCGTGATCGGTGGGCTGACCGGATCGCTCGGCTGGTCGGCCTGGCTGGGCGTGCACATCGTCAAGATGATCGGCCACCGCAACCAGCGCGCCGTCGCGATGAACCTGATCTCGCTGTACGGCGGCACCCGCGCCACCCACCAGCCCAACCCCGTCGTCGGCGAGGTGGACTCCCTGCGCGCGGCCCGGATCTTCGAGGCGCAGGCCCCGCACCGCTACTTCGGCAAGGGCGCCCTCGCGAGCACGCCCCACACTCGCGAGGCGGCTCAGGAAGCGCCGGGCGCCCGCGACGTCTCCGACCCGATCAAGGACTGA